The following are encoded in a window of bacterium SCSIO 12643 genomic DNA:
- a CDS encoding GNAT family N-acetyltransferase, with translation MLSNKEIYAEFCEKSSLPLIFQTPQWLDAVAGSNNWDVLLSFQGNLLSGAMPYVTSSKFGLKQITLPFLTPYLGPIVIFPEDLKIQNRLSFKRKIIKHLVDQIPKNDRFITQTDFSFDFWLPFYWKGYQQTTRYSYLLDTSPDIKELSKGFKPNIRKHIKKAKELFSVISSEKTDTLYELHQNDLKLKGESLLFTKDQFEQLDHGIKSSNNRLILHAIDDNNNIVGGFYLVFDKTYAHYLIGAAQPNARSSGVMSLLMEEAILEAKKRKLIFNFEGSMHENIGRFFSSFGGTPTPYMQISKTSNKWLKEFTRFNHG, from the coding sequence TTGCTAAGCAATAAAGAAATATATGCTGAGTTTTGTGAGAAATCATCTTTACCATTGATTTTTCAAACGCCCCAATGGCTTGATGCTGTGGCAGGTTCAAATAACTGGGACGTATTACTTAGTTTTCAGGGGAATTTATTAAGTGGCGCAATGCCATATGTTACATCTTCTAAATTTGGTTTAAAACAGATAACTTTACCATTTCTCACTCCTTATCTGGGACCTATTGTTATTTTTCCGGAAGACTTAAAAATTCAAAACAGGCTTTCTTTTAAAAGAAAAATCATCAAACATTTAGTCGATCAAATTCCAAAGAATGATCGATTTATCACACAAACAGATTTCTCGTTTGATTTTTGGCTCCCATTTTATTGGAAAGGTTATCAGCAAACAACAAGATATTCCTATTTATTAGACACTTCTCCAGATATTAAAGAATTATCAAAAGGTTTTAAACCCAATATCAGAAAGCATATAAAAAAGGCAAAAGAATTATTCTCCGTTATTAGCTCTGAAAAAACGGATACCCTATACGAATTACATCAAAACGATCTAAAACTAAAAGGAGAAAGTCTTCTCTTTACTAAGGATCAATTTGAACAATTAGATCATGGGATTAAATCATCAAATAATCGTCTCATACTCCACGCAATTGATGACAACAATAATATTGTTGGTGGTTTTTATCTCGTTTTTGATAAGACATACGCACACTATTTAATCGGTGCGGCACAACCCAACGCAAGAAGTTCAGGTGTCATGAGTCTTTTAATGGAAGAGGCTATTCTTGAAGCTAAAAAAAGAAAACTAATCTTCAATTTCGAAGGAAGTATGCATGAAAATATTGGTCGTTTCTTCAGCTCCTTTGGGGGTACTCCTACTCCATATATGCAAATTTCTAAAACAAGTAATAAATGGCTAAAAGAGTTTACCCGTTTTAATCATGGTTAA
- a CDS encoding acyltransferase produces the protein MRTVFTFFVKKTVSSYGKNLRVNFYSRLTRNTFLGDNVNFNGMIIRGNGKVTIGDNFHSGKEILIVNSYHKYDFGNAIPYDTQEDIHRDIIIKDNVWIGDRVTILGGITIGEGAIIQAGAVVVGDIEKYGIAGGNPAKVFKHRNIDNYLKLKSEGKFC, from the coding sequence ATGCGAACAGTTTTCACATTCTTCGTGAAGAAAACCGTTTCCTCGTATGGTAAAAATCTTAGAGTTAATTTTTACTCGAGACTCACAAGAAACACATTTTTAGGTGACAATGTTAACTTCAACGGAATGATTATTCGTGGAAATGGTAAAGTGACTATCGGAGATAATTTCCATTCTGGAAAAGAGATTTTAATCGTAAACTCCTATCACAAATATGATTTTGGAAATGCGATTCCATATGATACTCAAGAAGATATTCATCGGGATATTATTATTAAAGACAATGTATGGATTGGAGATAGAGTGACCATTTTAGGAGGAATTACCATTGGAGAGGGTGCCATTATCCAAGCGGGTGCAGTGGTTGTAGGTGATATTGAGAAATATGGTATTGCTGGAGGAAATCCCGCTAAAGTTTTCAAGCATCGAAATATTGATAATTACTTAAAGCTTAAGTCAGAAGGGAAGTTTTGCTAA
- a CDS encoding oligosaccharide flippase family protein yields MSGKKLSKNIIIYGLSNGLKSLVPFVMLPILTTHISAEGVGLLSLVETSILFLTPIIFLNLEAGIGVEYFKLDTKNLAKYISNGVLLSFGIFLISQAIFFISQNLISQTFGLPGYLVLLLPIFVILRLIPTILLVIFQAKQKSVNYLFYSLSQTVFDFTLSALFIIYWKLGYQGRLQGTYIAFFIASIIGIIYIYKLGYIDFSISSKSIQRIIRFGVPLIPHAIGGTIIAMSDRYFVSIFSGNSEVGLYTVAYQIGALMLLFSLSVNQAWSPMLYDLLNKKDLKSVQKFTSILFILFLVIGVIVYFSTNLIFELLIDPSFYSAKTYVPFLLLGFIFQSIYFLFANFIFYSKKTQVLASITFSGAILNLILNYFFIKSYGVIGVAYSTAITWFLFMLATIIIVKLKFYKVDHDS; encoded by the coding sequence ATGTCCGGAAAAAAACTCTCTAAAAATATTATCATCTATGGGTTAAGTAATGGACTCAAATCGCTGGTTCCATTTGTTATGTTACCCATTCTCACCACACATATTTCTGCGGAAGGTGTTGGATTATTATCTTTGGTTGAGACTTCAATTCTTTTTTTAACTCCTATCATTTTTTTGAATCTTGAAGCAGGAATTGGAGTTGAGTATTTTAAATTAGACACCAAAAACCTTGCAAAATATATTAGTAATGGAGTCCTACTCTCCTTTGGAATATTTTTGATTTCTCAAGCCATCTTTTTTATTAGTCAGAATCTTATAAGTCAAACCTTTGGGCTCCCCGGGTATTTAGTTTTGCTCCTACCCATTTTTGTTATTCTACGTTTAATTCCAACGATCTTACTTGTAATTTTTCAAGCAAAACAAAAATCCGTTAATTATCTGTTTTACAGTCTATCTCAAACCGTTTTTGATTTCACTCTCTCTGCACTGTTTATCATTTACTGGAAACTTGGTTATCAAGGGAGACTGCAAGGCACCTATATAGCTTTTTTTATAGCCTCAATAATAGGTATCATATATATATATAAATTAGGATATATCGATTTTTCTATTTCCTCCAAAAGCATTCAAAGAATTATACGTTTTGGAGTTCCCTTGATACCCCACGCTATAGGAGGTACGATTATCGCCATGTCAGACCGTTACTTCGTATCGATATTTAGTGGCAACTCCGAAGTAGGACTATACACCGTTGCATACCAAATTGGAGCTTTAATGCTTTTATTCAGTCTGTCAGTTAATCAAGCATGGTCTCCAATGCTTTACGATTTACTAAATAAAAAAGATCTCAAATCCGTACAAAAATTCACAAGCATCTTATTTATTTTATTTCTTGTGATAGGAGTTATTGTTTATTTCTCTACTAATCTCATTTTTGAATTACTAATTGACCCTTCGTTTTATAGTGCAAAAACTTACGTTCCGTTTTTATTATTGGGATTCATTTTCCAATCTATTTATTTCCTTTTTGCAAACTTTATTTTCTATAGTAAAAAAACACAGGTTTTGGCATCAATAACTTTCTCTGGAGCGATTCTTAATCTGATCTTAAACTACTTTTTTATTAAAAGTTATGGAGTAATTGGTGTAGCATACTCAACAGCTATTACATGGTTTTTGTTTATGTTAGCAACTATTATCATTGTCAAACTTAAATTCTATAAAGTTGATCACGATTCTTAA